A segment of the Desulfofundulus kuznetsovii DSM 6115 genome:
TGAAAAGTTCACGTCCTGTTGCAGCAGATCCCGCAGTTTTAAACCCCAGGGGGTGGTGCTGCCCCAGAAACTGGGGAGGGCTGGTTCCGTGCCTTTCACAAAGGCTGCCTTAATCACCCGGGAACTGAAAGGGGTGGCCCGCAGTCCATCATCGGCGCAAATGTCGACAAAGACAATGTCTTCGGGTACAGGGAAATCATCCTTAGGTTCATCCCGTAGAGCCGTGGCCATGAACTTGGCCCAGAGCGGGGCAGCCAGCTGGCCTCCGGTGGCTCCCACCGATCTCGATTTATCATCGTAACCAATATACACGGCGGTTACCAGTTGCGGAGTGTAACCGACAAACCAGGCATCCCGGAAATGGGCGGTGGTTCCGGTTTTCCCCGCCGCCGGCCGGTCCAGGAGGGCGCCGGCCGCTGCCGCCGTGCCTCCCGGTTCAAGCACCCCTTTCAGCATGTCGGTAACAATATAGGCCGTCTTAGGGTCAAGCACCTGTTGTAGTTGAGGGCTGTTTTCTTCCAGCAACCTGCCCTTTTGGTCCAGGATTTTGGTAATCAACAAAGGTCTGGCCAGTACACCTCCATTGGCCAGGGGACCATAGGCGCGGACCATTTCCAGCGGAGTCACCTCCGAGGTGCCCAGGGCCAGGGAAAGGTAAGGTCTCAGGGGGCTCGTAATGCCCATGCGCCGGGCGTATGCCACCAGGGTCTGCGGCTTCAGGCGGTTGTTCAGTTCCACAGCCACCACATTATCCGATGTGTAGAGGGCCTCTTTAAGGGTAAAGGGCCGGTTATGATAGCCTCCGTTAAAATCCCGCGGCTGGTAAGGTGGTTGGCCCGGTATTTCGTAGCTGACCGGTTTGCACTCCACGGTGGTGGCTGCCGTGTAGCCCCGGTCGATGGCGGCGGCATAAAGAAAAGGTTTAAAGGCCGAGCCCGGCTGATTTCTGGCCAGGGCCCGGTTAAACTGGGACCGGCTGAAGTCTTTGCCTCCAATCATGGCTTTGACATGGCCGGTTCTGGGATCATAAGCCACCAGGGCTCCTTCCAGTGCCGGGTCCTGTTGCGCAAAGCCTTCCTGGAATGTTTTTTCTGCCGCCTCTTGCACATCTAAATCCAGTGTGGTGTGTATATGCAGCCCGCCCGTATAAGCCAGGTCCGGTTGGTCGGAAAATTTTTCCTGCAGGTATTTCACTATTTCAGCTACAAAGTAAGCGGCGCGGGTTTGCCCGGCCAGCCGGTTTTGGGGGTGCAGGGGCTTCTGCCTGGCTTCCCTGGCCTCTTCAGGAGTAATCATACCCAGTTCCACCATACGCTGGAGAACCAGTGATTGCCTTTCCCTGGCGCCATTCAAATTGATCGCCGGGTTATACAGGCTGGGTGCCCGCACAATTCCAGCCAGCATGGCGCTCTCACCCAGATCCAGTTCCCGGGCTGACTTATCAAAATATGTGCGGGCGGCCATTTCAATGCCGTAAGCCCCCTGGCCAAAATAAATCTGGTTCAGATACATCTGCAGTATTTCCTGCTTACTATAACGCCTTTCCAGCTGGATGGTTAACCACAATTCCTTTATTTTGCGCCTGGCGGTCCGTTCCGGGCTCAGGAACATGTTTTTGGCCAGTTGCTGGGTGATGGTGCTCCCCCCTTCCACTATTTTCCCCGCCCGAATATTATGATATAGTGCGCGCAAAAGGCCTACCAGGTCAATACCGTGGTGCTGGTAAAAGCGGGCATCTTCAATAGCCACTATGGCCTGCTGCATGTAGGGGGAGATGTCTTTTAAGGGTACCGGTATACGCTTTTGGGGAGAAAGGGTGGCAATCAGCCGCCCCTGGGCATCAAATACTTTCGAAGG
Coding sequences within it:
- a CDS encoding transglycosylase domain-containing protein, whose product is MKRMLLLLLILVGLLAGCTSLALPPELPTPSKVFDAQGRLIATLSPQKRIPVPLKDISPYMQQAIVAIEDARFYQHHGIDLVGLLRALYHNIRAGKIVEGGSTITQQLAKNMFLSPERTARRKIKELWLTIQLERRYSKQEILQMYLNQIYFGQGAYGIEMAARTYFDKSARELDLGESAMLAGIVRAPSLYNPAINLNGARERQSLVLQRMVELGMITPEEAREARQKPLHPQNRLAGQTRAAYFVAEIVKYLQEKFSDQPDLAYTGGLHIHTTLDLDVQEAAEKTFQEGFAQQDPALEGALVAYDPRTGHVKAMIGGKDFSRSQFNRALARNQPGSAFKPFLYAAAIDRGYTAATTVECKPVSYEIPGQPPYQPRDFNGGYHNRPFTLKEALYTSDNVVAVELNNRLKPQTLVAYARRMGITSPLRPYLSLALGTSEVTPLEMVRAYGPLANGGVLARPLLITKILDQKGRLLEENSPQLQQVLDPKTAYIVTDMLKGVLEPGGTAAAAGALLDRPAAGKTGTTAHFRDAWFVGYTPQLVTAVYIGYDDKSRSVGATGGQLAAPLWAKFMATALRDEPKDDFPVPEDIVFVDICADDGLRATPFSSRVIKAAFVKGTEPALPSFWGSTTPWGLKLRDLLQQDVNFSPEEL